A stretch of Chaetodon auriga isolate fChaAug3 chromosome 21, fChaAug3.hap1, whole genome shotgun sequence DNA encodes these proteins:
- the tmprss7 gene encoding uncharacterized protein tmprss7 isoform X1 has translation MSRVEQKDRVLSTSEDPLPCVHEAKADPLIRSRPLSDIYPLHSRADRGAVPYLLSGCGAQVQPLTAGPDENRLNGINSSSWSNPVIGQPEGKPYSSRIMKLFSNSKKGPVPAHCPTTDSSTSTHSNSGPQSWSGLSGLGVVDSFKKLRSSVLQGIQSRGAVTNDGEHVPSSNQEMANGTVVANSDPGLDDDINHFKEGYSCSNGNFTAQCGSDIEDYDDEENDEGDGLTRNTRFSRSIRRAYGAGRISLLDTGNGRLAGRTTNEPTDSQKPDQTSKENVQTENTNGSTNVKLLSRLSKSAENLHIFKAPFRRKAPSPGPPSPNEDPQRSDVSNGTPSIQRTASASSVDLRGRRKSPVKPKGPMLKLVGSMTDLTVRRRRSPSPSPTSPSLMSPLSRLHDDYSRRVPCLTTNERQRRPSPVRARVLSVEHTPLVHPQPQCNVSPQQHQVLISPEPPWRTGPTSPGISAHYEPLTVATTSAAECDSSPLSQEEASQWQEQTEVSMLPNEGTSDQGQVALLQAEDVSPTTSSTPPISPTFLSDSPTSPTDAPQASSTEISAVKPRRRSGRPRPRPISDYGQLISRKPSIPEEVAELRAEQRTANASLHKDCSGGNAESLESCSINGDVQARRQRPISVIGVGDVFPPDAEEKDDRLPSPLSRPPIPSHQVPPYKAVSARFRPFALSQSTPIGLDRVGRRRLHRVLSDGMSECSATLDDSVSEEEEGSFDELTDVTPYLQPGVELSVLNEWISSGHAVYAEALWDHVTMEEQELAFKAGDVIRVLDASHEDWWWGRGPDREAWFPSSFVRVRVNQEDSSAESVESVADQEDPTPRDTHSTQHKEQMRTNVVQEIMNTERIYIKHLRDICEGYIRQCRKHPDMFTELQLKTIFSNIEDLYRFQRQFLKDLERKYNKDQPHLSEIGSCFLLQGEGFSIYSDYCNTHPAACAELQRLMKSGKYKHFFEACRLLQQMIDISIAGFLLTPVQKICKYPLQLGELLKYTPKDHSDYDGVSKAYEAMKNVASLINERKRRLESVDTIAHWQVAILRWEGSDVLERSSELIHSGELTRIVRQGKMQQRSFFLFDHQLVFCKKDVLRRDLLHYRGRLDMDQTEVVDVPDGRDLDLGLTLRNALRLRNASTLEFVCVLCCRKPQDKQRWLQAFAKERHRVKEDQEMGMEISEAQRKQAIVNARRAKQGKSKTIGYSGSVPPHHQTLHPLHQRHITIPTSVPQQQVFSLAEPPKRKPYHLLYSITRNAFFRK, from the exons ATGAGCAGG gttgAACAAAAGGACAGGGTCTTGTCCACAAGCGAAGACCCTCTCCCATGCGTCCACGAAGCTAAAGCTGACCCTCTGATCCGAAGCCGACCCCTCAGTGATATATACCCATTACACAGTCGTGCTGACAGAGGCGCAGTCCCATATCTGCTGTCTGGGTGTGGCGCCCAAGTGCAGCCGCTGACTGCAGGTCCTGATGAGAACAGATTGAATGGCATCAACTCCTCGTCCTGGTCCAACCCGGTTATAGGTCAGCCTGAGGGAAAGCCGTACTCCTCAAGAATTATGAAGCTTTTTTCTAACTCAAAGAAGGGCCCTGTCCCTGCTCACTGTCCAACCACTGACAGTTCCACctcaacacacagcaacagtggCCCCCAGTCCTGGTCAGGGCTTTCAGGACTGGGTGTTGTGGACTCCTTCAAGAAGCTCCGCTCCTCTGTGCTCCAGGGTATACAGAGTCGAGGGGCCGTCACCAACGATGGAGAGCATGTTCCTTCATCAAATCAGGAAATGGCTAATGGCACTGTTGTGGCTAACAGTGACCCTGGTCTAGATGATGACATAAATCATTTCAAGGAGGGATACAGTTGTTCTAATGGAAATTTTACTGCACAATGTGGATCAGATATTGAGGACTACGATGATGAGGAAAACGATGAAGGAGATGGTCTTACACGCAACACACGGTTTTCCAGGAGTATCAGGAGAGCGTATGGAGCAGGACGCATTTCTTTACTTGACACAGGGAATGGGAGACTTGCAGGAAGAACCACAAATGAACCTACAGACAGTCAGAAACCAGATCAGACATCCAAGGAGAATGTCCAAACCGAGAACACGAATGGCAGCACAAATGTGAAGTTGCTGAGCAGACTGAGCAAAAGTGCAGAAAACCTTCATATATTTAAGGCACCTTTCAGACGCAAAGCCCCATCTCCAGGACCTCCTTCTCCTAATGAAGACCCCCAGAGGTCTGACGTGTCAAATGGAACACCAAGCATCCAGAGGACAGCCAGTGCCTCCTCAGTGGACCTCCGAGGCCGCAGGAAGAGCCCTGTGAAGCCCAAGGGGCCAATGCTGAAGCTAGTAGGCAGCATGACTGACCTGACTGTCCGACGCAGGCGGAGTCCTTCCCCCAGCCCCACTTCTCCATCTCTCATGTCACCCCTGAGTCGTCTCCATGATGACTACTCCCGCCGCGTGCCTTGCCTAACAACCAACGAGCGACAGCGCCGGCCCTCGCCCGTCAGAGCGCGGGTCCTGTCTGTCGAACACACCCCTCTGGTTCACCCACAGCCTCAATGCAATGTCAGcccacagcagcaccaggtcCTCATCAGCCCGGAGCCCCCATGGAGAACAGGGCCGACTTCACCTGGTATCTCTGCTCATTATGAACCGCTGACTGTAGCCACAACAAGTGCGGCAGAATGCGATTCATCTCCACTCAGCCAAGAAGAGGCTTCACAATGGCAAGAACAGACTGAGGTCAGCATGCTACCAAACGAG GGAACATCCGACCAAGGGCAAGTAGCACTGCTCCAAGCAGAAGATGTCTCTCCAACAACCAGCAGCACACCTCCTATCTCTCCAACATTTCTCTCAGACTCGCCCACATCACCCACAGACGCACCCCAAGCTTCTTCCACAGAAATATCCGCCGTCAAGCCCAGACGAAGGAGTGGACGTCCAAGACCTCGGCCCATCTCTGATTACGGCCAGCTTATTTCCAGGAAGCCCTCCATTCCTGAGGAAGTGGCAGAACTGCGCGCTGAACAAAGGACAGCAAATGCATCACTGCATAAAGACTGCAGTGGTGGGAATGCAGAGAGCCTTGAGAGCTGCAGCATAAACGGAGACGTTCAGGCCAGGAGGCAGCGGCCAATCTCAGTGATAGGAGTCGGGGATGTTTTCCCTCCTGATGCTGAGGAAAAGGATGACCGCCTTCCTTCT CCCCTGTCGCGGCCTCCCATCCCCTCCCACCAGGTGCCCCCCTACAAAGCAGTGTCAGCCAGGTTTCGCCCCTTCGCTCTCTCCCAGAGCACCCCCATCGGACTGGACCGCGTCGGGCGGCGTAGGCTCCACAGGGTGCTCAGCG ATGGTATGTCCGAGTGCTCGGCAACACTTGATGACAGcgtgagtgaggaggaggagggcagctTTGATGAGCTCACTGATGTCACGCCCTACCTGCAGCCGGGGGTGGAGCTCTCCGTGCTCAACgag TGGATAAGCTCTGGCCATGCGGTGTATGCTGAGGCTCTGTGGGACCATGTGACcatggaggagcaggagctggcCTTCAAAGCTGGGGATGTTATCCGTGTACTGGATGCCTCGCATGAGGACTGGTGGTGGGGCAGGGGGCCTGACAGGGAGGCCTGGTTCCCCTCCAGCTTTGTGAGG GTGCGAGTGAACCAGGAGGACTCGAGTGCAGAAAGTGTGGAGAGTGTAGCGGATCAGGAAGACCCAACTCCcagggacacacacagcactcagcACAAGGAGCAGATGAGAACAAATGTTGTTCAGGAAATCATGAATACTGAGCGCATCTACATCAAGCACCTGAGGGACATCTGTGAG GGTTACATCCGTCAGTGCCGTAAACACCCAGACAtgttcactgagctgcagttgAAGACCATCTTCAGCAACATAGAGGACCTCTACAGGTTTCAGAGGCAGTTTCTCAAAGACCTGGAGAGGAAATACAACAAAGACCAACCACATCTCAGTGAAATAGGCTCTTGTTTTCTCTTACAG GGAGAGGGCTTCTCTATCTACTCCGACTACTGTAACACTCACCCAGCAGcctgtgctgagctgcagcgCCTCATGAAGTCGGGCAAATACAAGCATTTCTTTGAAGCCTGCCGGCTCCTCCAGCAGATGATCGACATTTCCATCGCAGGTTTCTTGCTCACGCCCGTCCAGAAGATCTGTAAATACCCCCTGCAGTTGGGAGAACTGCTTAAGTACACCCCCAAAGACCACAG TGACTACGATGGAGTGAGCAAAGCGTATGAGGCCATGAAGAATGTGGCCAGTCTGATAAACGAGAGGAAGAGACGGCTGGAGAGTGTCGACACCATCGCTCACTGGCAGGTGGCCATTCTGCGCTGGGAG ggATCTGACGTGCTGGAGCGCAGCTCAGAGCTGATCCACTCTGGTGAACTGACTCGAATCGTCCGACAAGGCAAAATGCAACAGCGCAGCTTCTTCCTGTTCGACCACCAGTTGGTCTTCTGTAAAAAAGACGTCCTGCGCAGAGACCTGCTCCACTACCGCGGTCGGCTGGATATGGACCAGACCGAAGTGGTGGACGTGCCTGACGGGCGGGACCTGGACCTGGGCCTGACCCTGAGGAATGCTCTGCGCCTGCGCAACGCCTCCACcctggagtttgtgtgtgtgctgtgctgcaggaagCCCCAGGACAAGCAGAGGTGGTTACAGGCCTTTGCCaaggagagacacagagtcAAGGAAGACCAAGAGATGG GAATGGAAATCAgtgaagcacaaagaaaacaggCCATTGTTAATGCCAGAAGAGCCAAACAGGGGAAGAGCAAAA CCATTGGTTACTCTGGTTCTGTCCCACCGCACCACCAAACCCTGCACCCACTTCACCAGCGACACATCACCATTCCAACCAGCGTGCCTCAGCAGCAGGTCTTTTCACTGGCCGAGCCCCCCAAACGAAAGCCTTATCACCTGTTGTACAGCATCACCCGCAACGCCTTTTTCAGGAAATGA
- the tmprss7 gene encoding spermatogenesis-associated protein 13 isoform X2, with protein sequence MKLFSNSKKGPVPAHCPTTDSSTSTHSNSGPQSWSGLSGLGVVDSFKKLRSSVLQGIQSRGAVTNDGEHVPSSNQEMANGTVVANSDPGLDDDINHFKEGYSCSNGNFTAQCGSDIEDYDDEENDEGDGLTRNTRFSRSIRRAYGAGRISLLDTGNGRLAGRTTNEPTDSQKPDQTSKENVQTENTNGSTNVKLLSRLSKSAENLHIFKAPFRRKAPSPGPPSPNEDPQRSDVSNGTPSIQRTASASSVDLRGRRKSPVKPKGPMLKLVGSMTDLTVRRRRSPSPSPTSPSLMSPLSRLHDDYSRRVPCLTTNERQRRPSPVRARVLSVEHTPLVHPQPQCNVSPQQHQVLISPEPPWRTGPTSPGISAHYEPLTVATTSAAECDSSPLSQEEASQWQEQTEVSMLPNEGTSDQGQVALLQAEDVSPTTSSTPPISPTFLSDSPTSPTDAPQASSTEISAVKPRRRSGRPRPRPISDYGQLISRKPSIPEEVAELRAEQRTANASLHKDCSGGNAESLESCSINGDVQARRQRPISVIGVGDVFPPDAEEKDDRLPSPLSRPPIPSHQVPPYKAVSARFRPFALSQSTPIGLDRVGRRRLHRVLSDGMSECSATLDDSVSEEEEGSFDELTDVTPYLQPGVELSVLNEWISSGHAVYAEALWDHVTMEEQELAFKAGDVIRVLDASHEDWWWGRGPDREAWFPSSFVRVRVNQEDSSAESVESVADQEDPTPRDTHSTQHKEQMRTNVVQEIMNTERIYIKHLRDICEGYIRQCRKHPDMFTELQLKTIFSNIEDLYRFQRQFLKDLERKYNKDQPHLSEIGSCFLLQGEGFSIYSDYCNTHPAACAELQRLMKSGKYKHFFEACRLLQQMIDISIAGFLLTPVQKICKYPLQLGELLKYTPKDHSDYDGVSKAYEAMKNVASLINERKRRLESVDTIAHWQVAILRWEGSDVLERSSELIHSGELTRIVRQGKMQQRSFFLFDHQLVFCKKDVLRRDLLHYRGRLDMDQTEVVDVPDGRDLDLGLTLRNALRLRNASTLEFVCVLCCRKPQDKQRWLQAFAKERHRVKEDQEMGMEISEAQRKQAIVNARRAKQGKSKTIGYSGSVPPHHQTLHPLHQRHITIPTSVPQQQVFSLAEPPKRKPYHLLYSITRNAFFRK encoded by the exons ATGAAGCTTTTTTCTAACTCAAAGAAGGGCCCTGTCCCTGCTCACTGTCCAACCACTGACAGTTCCACctcaacacacagcaacagtggCCCCCAGTCCTGGTCAGGGCTTTCAGGACTGGGTGTTGTGGACTCCTTCAAGAAGCTCCGCTCCTCTGTGCTCCAGGGTATACAGAGTCGAGGGGCCGTCACCAACGATGGAGAGCATGTTCCTTCATCAAATCAGGAAATGGCTAATGGCACTGTTGTGGCTAACAGTGACCCTGGTCTAGATGATGACATAAATCATTTCAAGGAGGGATACAGTTGTTCTAATGGAAATTTTACTGCACAATGTGGATCAGATATTGAGGACTACGATGATGAGGAAAACGATGAAGGAGATGGTCTTACACGCAACACACGGTTTTCCAGGAGTATCAGGAGAGCGTATGGAGCAGGACGCATTTCTTTACTTGACACAGGGAATGGGAGACTTGCAGGAAGAACCACAAATGAACCTACAGACAGTCAGAAACCAGATCAGACATCCAAGGAGAATGTCCAAACCGAGAACACGAATGGCAGCACAAATGTGAAGTTGCTGAGCAGACTGAGCAAAAGTGCAGAAAACCTTCATATATTTAAGGCACCTTTCAGACGCAAAGCCCCATCTCCAGGACCTCCTTCTCCTAATGAAGACCCCCAGAGGTCTGACGTGTCAAATGGAACACCAAGCATCCAGAGGACAGCCAGTGCCTCCTCAGTGGACCTCCGAGGCCGCAGGAAGAGCCCTGTGAAGCCCAAGGGGCCAATGCTGAAGCTAGTAGGCAGCATGACTGACCTGACTGTCCGACGCAGGCGGAGTCCTTCCCCCAGCCCCACTTCTCCATCTCTCATGTCACCCCTGAGTCGTCTCCATGATGACTACTCCCGCCGCGTGCCTTGCCTAACAACCAACGAGCGACAGCGCCGGCCCTCGCCCGTCAGAGCGCGGGTCCTGTCTGTCGAACACACCCCTCTGGTTCACCCACAGCCTCAATGCAATGTCAGcccacagcagcaccaggtcCTCATCAGCCCGGAGCCCCCATGGAGAACAGGGCCGACTTCACCTGGTATCTCTGCTCATTATGAACCGCTGACTGTAGCCACAACAAGTGCGGCAGAATGCGATTCATCTCCACTCAGCCAAGAAGAGGCTTCACAATGGCAAGAACAGACTGAGGTCAGCATGCTACCAAACGAG GGAACATCCGACCAAGGGCAAGTAGCACTGCTCCAAGCAGAAGATGTCTCTCCAACAACCAGCAGCACACCTCCTATCTCTCCAACATTTCTCTCAGACTCGCCCACATCACCCACAGACGCACCCCAAGCTTCTTCCACAGAAATATCCGCCGTCAAGCCCAGACGAAGGAGTGGACGTCCAAGACCTCGGCCCATCTCTGATTACGGCCAGCTTATTTCCAGGAAGCCCTCCATTCCTGAGGAAGTGGCAGAACTGCGCGCTGAACAAAGGACAGCAAATGCATCACTGCATAAAGACTGCAGTGGTGGGAATGCAGAGAGCCTTGAGAGCTGCAGCATAAACGGAGACGTTCAGGCCAGGAGGCAGCGGCCAATCTCAGTGATAGGAGTCGGGGATGTTTTCCCTCCTGATGCTGAGGAAAAGGATGACCGCCTTCCTTCT CCCCTGTCGCGGCCTCCCATCCCCTCCCACCAGGTGCCCCCCTACAAAGCAGTGTCAGCCAGGTTTCGCCCCTTCGCTCTCTCCCAGAGCACCCCCATCGGACTGGACCGCGTCGGGCGGCGTAGGCTCCACAGGGTGCTCAGCG ATGGTATGTCCGAGTGCTCGGCAACACTTGATGACAGcgtgagtgaggaggaggagggcagctTTGATGAGCTCACTGATGTCACGCCCTACCTGCAGCCGGGGGTGGAGCTCTCCGTGCTCAACgag TGGATAAGCTCTGGCCATGCGGTGTATGCTGAGGCTCTGTGGGACCATGTGACcatggaggagcaggagctggcCTTCAAAGCTGGGGATGTTATCCGTGTACTGGATGCCTCGCATGAGGACTGGTGGTGGGGCAGGGGGCCTGACAGGGAGGCCTGGTTCCCCTCCAGCTTTGTGAGG GTGCGAGTGAACCAGGAGGACTCGAGTGCAGAAAGTGTGGAGAGTGTAGCGGATCAGGAAGACCCAACTCCcagggacacacacagcactcagcACAAGGAGCAGATGAGAACAAATGTTGTTCAGGAAATCATGAATACTGAGCGCATCTACATCAAGCACCTGAGGGACATCTGTGAG GGTTACATCCGTCAGTGCCGTAAACACCCAGACAtgttcactgagctgcagttgAAGACCATCTTCAGCAACATAGAGGACCTCTACAGGTTTCAGAGGCAGTTTCTCAAAGACCTGGAGAGGAAATACAACAAAGACCAACCACATCTCAGTGAAATAGGCTCTTGTTTTCTCTTACAG GGAGAGGGCTTCTCTATCTACTCCGACTACTGTAACACTCACCCAGCAGcctgtgctgagctgcagcgCCTCATGAAGTCGGGCAAATACAAGCATTTCTTTGAAGCCTGCCGGCTCCTCCAGCAGATGATCGACATTTCCATCGCAGGTTTCTTGCTCACGCCCGTCCAGAAGATCTGTAAATACCCCCTGCAGTTGGGAGAACTGCTTAAGTACACCCCCAAAGACCACAG TGACTACGATGGAGTGAGCAAAGCGTATGAGGCCATGAAGAATGTGGCCAGTCTGATAAACGAGAGGAAGAGACGGCTGGAGAGTGTCGACACCATCGCTCACTGGCAGGTGGCCATTCTGCGCTGGGAG ggATCTGACGTGCTGGAGCGCAGCTCAGAGCTGATCCACTCTGGTGAACTGACTCGAATCGTCCGACAAGGCAAAATGCAACAGCGCAGCTTCTTCCTGTTCGACCACCAGTTGGTCTTCTGTAAAAAAGACGTCCTGCGCAGAGACCTGCTCCACTACCGCGGTCGGCTGGATATGGACCAGACCGAAGTGGTGGACGTGCCTGACGGGCGGGACCTGGACCTGGGCCTGACCCTGAGGAATGCTCTGCGCCTGCGCAACGCCTCCACcctggagtttgtgtgtgtgctgtgctgcaggaagCCCCAGGACAAGCAGAGGTGGTTACAGGCCTTTGCCaaggagagacacagagtcAAGGAAGACCAAGAGATGG GAATGGAAATCAgtgaagcacaaagaaaacaggCCATTGTTAATGCCAGAAGAGCCAAACAGGGGAAGAGCAAAA CCATTGGTTACTCTGGTTCTGTCCCACCGCACCACCAAACCCTGCACCCACTTCACCAGCGACACATCACCATTCCAACCAGCGTGCCTCAGCAGCAGGTCTTTTCACTGGCCGAGCCCCCCAAACGAAAGCCTTATCACCTGTTGTACAGCATCACCCGCAACGCCTTTTTCAGGAAATGA
- the c1qtnf9 gene encoding complement C1q and tumor necrosis factor-related protein 9A: MAASGTMVQTRFIVTLLVLLLTIRCVAQEETPNKGCVCGYPGIPGDPGHNGTPGRDGRDGLKGDKGDQGEVGPIGQTGNDGHRGDKGEPGAVGPAGLKGKRGDNGERGPPGKMGPQGVQGPIGLKGNKGELGLPGPQGPKGDFGPPGPKGPKGETGLRGDRGIQGPLGPPGRPGAKGEIGVPGHKGNIGYRGDRGTRGEKGDKGEKGDELVISKSAFSVGLTTQTKLPTAHAPIRFDKIIYNQQNHYDPQTGRFTCPAAGAYFFTYHITVFSRNVKVALVKNGAKIIHTTDNYQSSEDQAAGGAVLHLDVGDKVWLQVVGGELFNGLFADEDDDTTFSGFLIFGV; this comes from the exons ATGGCTGCATCAGGTACAATGGTGCAGACAAGGTTTATAGTCACTCTCTTGGTCCTTCTACTGACGATCAGGTGTGTTGCACAGGAAGAAACCCCAAATAAAGGCTGTGTTTGTGGATACCCTGGAATACCAGGGGACCCTGGACACAATGGCACACCTGGCAGAGACGGCCGAGATGGACTGAAAGGTGACAAAGGCGATCAGG GCGAAGTTGGCCCTATTGGACAAACAGGCAATGATGGCCACAGGGGAGACAAAGGGGAGCCTG GAGCAGTTGGTCCAGCGGGGCTCAAAGGAAAAAGGGGAGATAATGGAGAACGGGGGCCTCCTGGGAAAATGGGGCCCCAAGGAGTCCAAGGGCCTATTGGACTGAAAGGAAATAAGGGAGAACTCGGGCTGCCTGGACCCCAAGGACCTAAAGGCGATTTTGGGCCTCCTGGACCAAAGGGTCCCAAGGGGGAAACTGGTCTTCGAGGTGACAGAGGCATTCAGGGACCACTGGGACCCCCTGGCAGGCCAGGGGCTAAGGGGGAAATTGGTGTTCCAGGTCACAAAGGCAATATTGGTTATCGTGGTGACAGGGGGACTCGAGGAGAGAAAGGTGATAAGGGTGAGAAGGGAGATGAACTTGTTATATCTAAAAGCGCCTTCTCTGTGGGACTCACAACACAAACTAAGCTCCCAACAGCTCATGCACCAATCCGGTTCGACAAGATTATCTACAATCAACAGAACCATTACgatccacaaacaggaagatTCACATGTCCCGCAGCAGGAGCCTATTTCTTCACCTACCACATCACTGTCTTCTCCAGAAACGTGAAGGTGGCTCTCGTGAAGAATGGTGCAAAGATCATCCACACCACGGATAACTACCAGAGCAGTGAGGATCAGGCAGCAGGGGGTGCTGTGCTGCACCTGGACGTGGGGGACAAGGTGTGGCTGCAGGTGGTTGGGGGAGAGCTGTTCAATGGGCTCtttgctgatgaagatgatgacacTACATTCTCTGGATTCTTAATCTTTGGGGTTTAA